One genomic region from Falco rusticolus isolate bFalRus1 chromosome 19, bFalRus1.pri, whole genome shotgun sequence encodes:
- the STAT2 gene encoding signal transducer and activator of transcription 2 isoform X1, which translates to MAQWQEVQNLANAYLEQVHQLYAGSALPMAVRQCLAAWIESQNWRQAAEPLSSHARMLFHSLLALLDEHLGSLGMGNEDFMLKHNLRKARRDLQAEFEECPDNLANLVANLLQEERQILRLGQAGGEGGAAPAPSTPPESNREQQIQRRLAEFHAALQEAERAFRHLEDMQDAFDFCFKLHYRPGEDRTNDPQYTQQIQALQAKLQILDRQRREVLAQMQQLLGRSETLRDFLQQELEAWQERQQRACLGAPVDTRLQPLETWFTELGQGLFQLLQLLRALGDLRQKVSYERDPLKAETPLLERRLLELLTYLLRRAFVVEQQPSMPNACKRPLVLRTTSKFSARARLLVRLHDRNHRMEAKIHIDRDPPKIKGFRKFNILTSSSKTLLAGDCPQEGLVCDFQYLTLKEQKDSRSGKGSKGVGEGPLVVTEELHLITFTLAYAYCGLQLELETSTLPFVIISNNNQLSSAWASILWFNMLSCDPKEQQFFSAPPPAPWPRLAEVLSWQFESVAERGLSKDHLLMLAEKLFGSKASPESTVAWPKFSKDGAAGFSFWAWLDGILGLLQEHLKQLWKAGLILGFVSRKQEKKLLKGKRTGTFLIRFSESVLGGVTCTWVEHPESGPPAFRAVVPYTTAELESLALPDIIRDYQLLVEENIPENPLQFLYPNIPRDEAFGPYYSQRQEANLMEQKKYLNRRLIRVSSRQANESWQTEEELVATTENLEMLQLQPSGLGTQEPGGLASLQHGSSGTLQPRGLGTLQVASGNVGTLQPSGPGTVQVVAASPEMLQVTSGNLGTLQPSSPGTVQVVATSPEMLQVTSGNLGTLQPSSPGTVQVVATNLGMLQVTSGNLGMLQVVAGSPGTMQPGVSVMQQPGSQVLDPPQLLQVGSGVSELLQPGIRDLKPQLVLQVVPEGQGMLQVGPGAMEPQLVLQLVSEGQGLLQVGSENLGTMQPVAGDTGMLQVGPENLGTMQPVAGDTGMLQVGSENLGTMQPVAGDTGCLQVGPENLGTMQPVAGDTGMLQVGSENLGTMQPVAGDTGMLQVGPENLGTMQPVAGDTGVLQPVPGAVELLPVPEGQGTLLVPEEQGTLPPELRDLEPLPGSLDVQELLQSLENVLQPRSGTLETLEAAELMPDMLEARDGRLEGLDPGLAGSAALLNPRDPFLPQPEDTALPTVSSLFTTDFPPLHIDASDFQ; encoded by the exons ATGGCGCAGTGGCAGGAGGTGCAGAATTTGGCCAACGCTTACCTGGAGCAGGTCCACCAGCTGTACGCGGGGTCGGCACTGCCCATGGCGGTGCGGCAGTGCCTGGCTGCCTGGATCGAGAGCCAGAACTG GCGCCAGGCGGCCGAGCCGCTCTCCTCCCATGCGCGGATGCTCTTCCACTCCTTGCTGGCGCTGCTGGATGAGcacctgggcagcctggggaTGGGCAACGAGGACTTCATGCTGAAGCACAACCTGCGCAAGGCTCGCCGTGACCTTCAG GCTGAGTTCGAGGAGTGTCCGGACAACTTGGCCAACTTGGTGGCCAACTTGCTGCAGGAGGAGCGGCAGATCCTGCGCCTGGGGCAAGCTGGGGGAGAG gggggggctgccccggcccccagcACACCCCCAGAGAGCAACCGGGAGCAGCAGATCCAGCGGCGCCTGGCCGAGTTCCATGCAGCCCTGCAG gaggCTGAACGCGCTTTCCGGCACTTGGAGGACATGCAGGACGCCTTTGACTTCTGTTTCAAGTTGCACTACCGGCCAG gcGAGGACAGAACCAACGACCCCCAGTACACCCAGCAGATCCAAGCCCTCCAGGCCAAGCTGCAGATCCTGGACCGGCAGCGGCgg GAGGTGCTGGCTcagatgcagcagctgctggggcgCAGTGAGACGCTTCGGGACTTcttgcagcaggagctggaggccTGGCAGGAGCGGCAGCAGCGTGCCTGCCTGGGGGCCCCTGTGGACACCCGCCTGCAACCCCTGGAGACCTG GTTCACGGAGCTGGGCCAGGggctcttccagctgctgcagctgctgcggGCGCTGGGGGACCTGCGGCAGAAGGTGAGCTACGAGCGGGACCCGCTGAAGGCAGAGACCCCCCTCCTGGAGCGgcggctgctggagctgctcacCTACCTGCTGCGGAG AGCCTTCGTGGtggagcagcagcccagcatgCCCAACGCCTGCAAGCGCCCGCTGGTGCTGCGCACGACCAGCAAGTTCTCAGCCCGTGCTCGCCTGCTCGTCCGCCTCCATGACCGCAACCACCGCATGGAGGCCAAGATCCACATCGACAG GGACCCCCCCAAGATAAAAGG GTTTCGCAAGTTCAACATCCTGACGTCGAGCAGCAAAACCCTCCTGGCAGGGGACTGTCCCCAGGAGGGGCTGGTCTGCGACTTCCAGTACCTC aCACTGAAGGAGCAGAAGGACAGCAGGTCGGGCAAGGGCAGCAAAGGCGTCGGCGAG GGTCCCCTGGTCGTGACCGAGGAGCTGCACCTCATCACCTTCACGCTGGCGTACGCCTACTGcgggctgcagctggagctggag aCCTCCACGCTGCCCTTCGTCATCATCTCCAACAACAACCAGCTCTCCAGCGCCTGGGCCTCCATCCTCTGGTTCAACATGCTCAGCTGTGACCCCAAG GAGCAGCAGTTCTTCTCCGCGCCGCCCCCGGCGCCCTGGCCCCGGCTGGCCgaggtgctgagctggcagtTCGAGAGCGTGGCCGAGCGGGGGCTGAGCAAGGACCACCTCCTCATGCTGGCTGAGAAGCTCTTTG GCTCCAAGGCATCTCCGGAGAGCACCGTGGCCTGGCCCAAGTTCTCCAAG GATGGTGCCGCCGGCTTCTCCTTCTGGGCCTGGCTGGACGGGAtcctggggctgctccaggAGCACCTCAAGCAGCTCTGGAAGGCTGG GCTCATCCTGGGCTTTGTGAGTCGGAAGCAAGAGAAGAAGCTGCTGAAGGGGAAGCGGACGGGGACGTTCCTGATCCGCTTCAGCGAGAGCGTCCTGGGGGGGGTCACCTGCACCTGGGTGGAGCACCCCGAGAGTG GACCCCCTGCTTTCCGGGCAGTGGTTCCCTATACCACGGCTGAGCTGGAATCCCTGGCGCTGCCCGACATCATCCGCGACTACCAGCTGCTGGTGGAGGAGAACATCCCGGAGAACCCGCTCCAGTTCCTGTACCCCAACATTCCCCGCGATGAGGCTTTTGGGCCCTACTACAGCCAGCGGCAGGAGG CAAACCTGATGGAGCAGAAGAAATACCTGAACCGGCGCCTCATCCGTGTGTCCTCCAG gcaggcaaaTGAGTCGTGGCAGACAGAAGAAGAGTTGGTGGCTACCACGGAAAacctggagatgctgcagctgcagcccagtgGCCTGGGGACACAGGAGCCTGGTGGCCTGGCATCACTGCAGCATGGGAGCTCGGGGAcactgcagcccaggggctTGGGGACACTGCAGGTCGCATCTGGGAACGTGGGGACGCTGCAGCCCTCAGGCCCAGGGACGGTACAGGTGGTGGCCGCAAGCCCAGAGATGCTGCAGGTCACCTCTGGGAACCTGGGGACACTGCAGCCCTCGAGCCCAGGGACAGTGCAGGTGGTGGCTACAAGCCCAGAGATGCTGCAGGTCACCTCTGGGAACCTGGGGACGCTGCAGCCCTCAAGCCCAGGGACAGTACAGGTGGTGGCCACAaacctggggatgctgcaggtcACCTCTGGGAACCTGGGGATGCTGCAAGTGGTGGCTGGGAGCCCGGGGACAATGCAGCCTGGAGTCTCCGTGATGCAGCAGCCAGGGTCCCAAGTCTTGgacccaccacagctgctgcaggtgggatcGGGAGTCTcggagctgctgcagccagggatcaggGACCTGAAGCCACAGCTGGTGTTGCAGGTGGTCCCTGAGGgccaggggatgctgcaggtggGACCCGGGGCCATGGAGCCGCAGCTGGTGTTGCAGCTGGTCTCTgagggccaggggctgctgcaggtgggatcCGAGAACTTGGGGACAATGCAGCCTGTGgctggggacacggggatgCTGCAGGTGGGACCAGAGAACTTGGGGACGATGCAGCCGGTGgctggggacacggggatgCTGCAGGTGGGATCTGAGAACTTGGGGACGATGCAGCCGGTGGCTGGGGACACGGGATGCTTGCAGGTGGGACCAGAGAACTTGGGGACGATGCAGCCGGTGgctggggacacggggatgCTGCAGGTGGGATCTGAGAACTTGGGGACGATGCAGCCGGTGgctggggacacggggatgCTGCAGGTGGGACCAGAGAACTTGGGGACGATGCAGCCGGTGGCTGGGGACACGGGGGTGCTGCAACCAGTGCCGggggctgtggagctgctgcctgtccctgagGGTCAGGGGACATTGCTGGTCCCTGAGGAGCAGGGGACACTGCCACCAGAGCTGAGGGACCTGGAGCCGCTGCCCGGGAGCCTGGATgtgcaggagctcctgcagtCCCTGGAGAATGTGCTGCAGCCACGCTCGGGGACGCTGGAGACACTGGAGGCGGCAGAGCTGATGCCCGACATGCTGGAGGCCAGGGACgggaggctggaggggctggaCCCCGGGCTGGCAG GCAGTGCCGCGCTCCTGAACCCCCGCGACCCATTCCTGCCGCAGCCTGAGGACACGGCTCTGCCCACCGTCAGCTCCCTCTTCACCACCGACTTCCCCCCACTCCACATCGACGCCAGTGACTTCCAGTga
- the STAT2 gene encoding signal transducer and activator of transcription 2 isoform X2: protein MAQWQEVQNLANAYLEQVHQLYAGSALPMAVRQCLAAWIESQNWRQAAEPLSSHARMLFHSLLALLDEHLGSLGMGNEDFMLKHNLRKARRDLQAEFEECPDNLANLVANLLQEERQILRLGQAGGEGGAAPAPSTPPESNREQQIQRRLAEFHAALQEAERAFRHLEDMQDAFDFCFKLHYRPGEDRTNDPQYTQQIQALQAKLQILDRQRREVLAQMQQLLGRSETLRDFLQQELEAWQERQQRACLGAPVDTRLQPLETWFTELGQGLFQLLQLLRALGDLRQKVSYERDPLKAETPLLERRLLELLTYLLRRAFVVEQQPSMPNACKRPLVLRTTSKFSARARLLVRLHDRNHRMEAKIHIDRDPPKIKGFRKFNILTSSSKTLLAGDCPQEGLVCDFQYLTLKEQKDSRSGKGSKGVGEGPLVVTEELHLITFTLAYAYCGLQLELETSTLPFVIISNNNQLSSAWASILWFNMLSCDPKEQQFFSAPPPAPWPRLAEVLSWQFESVAERGLSKDHLLMLAEKLFGSKASPESTVAWPKFSKDGAAGFSFWAWLDGILGLLQEHLKQLWKAGLILGFVSRKQEKKLLKGKRTGTFLIRFSESVLGGVTCTWVEHPESGPPAFRAVVPYTTAELESLALPDIIRDYQLLVEENIPENPLQFLYPNIPRDEAFGPYYSQRQEANLMEQKKYLNRRLIRVSSRQANESWQTEEELVATTENLEMLQLQPSGLGTQEPGGLASLQHGSSGTLQPRGLGTLQVASGNVGTLQPSGPGTVQVVAASPEMLQVTSGNLGTLQPSSPGTVQVVATSPEMLQVTSGNLGTLQPSSPGTVQVVATNLGMLQVTSGNLGMLQVVAGSPGTMQPGVSVMQQPGSQVLDPPQLLQVGSGVSELLQPGIRDLKPQLVLQVVPEGQGMLQVGPGAMEPQLVLQLVSEGQGLLQVGPENLGTMQPVAGDTGMLQVGSENLGTMQPVAGDTGCLQVGPENLGTMQPVAGDTGMLQVGSENLGTMQPVAGDTGMLQVGPENLGTMQPVAGDTGVLQPVPGAVELLPVPEGQGTLLVPEEQGTLPPELRDLEPLPGSLDVQELLQSLENVLQPRSGTLETLEAAELMPDMLEARDGRLEGLDPGLAGSAALLNPRDPFLPQPEDTALPTVSSLFTTDFPPLHIDASDFQ from the exons ATGGCGCAGTGGCAGGAGGTGCAGAATTTGGCCAACGCTTACCTGGAGCAGGTCCACCAGCTGTACGCGGGGTCGGCACTGCCCATGGCGGTGCGGCAGTGCCTGGCTGCCTGGATCGAGAGCCAGAACTG GCGCCAGGCGGCCGAGCCGCTCTCCTCCCATGCGCGGATGCTCTTCCACTCCTTGCTGGCGCTGCTGGATGAGcacctgggcagcctggggaTGGGCAACGAGGACTTCATGCTGAAGCACAACCTGCGCAAGGCTCGCCGTGACCTTCAG GCTGAGTTCGAGGAGTGTCCGGACAACTTGGCCAACTTGGTGGCCAACTTGCTGCAGGAGGAGCGGCAGATCCTGCGCCTGGGGCAAGCTGGGGGAGAG gggggggctgccccggcccccagcACACCCCCAGAGAGCAACCGGGAGCAGCAGATCCAGCGGCGCCTGGCCGAGTTCCATGCAGCCCTGCAG gaggCTGAACGCGCTTTCCGGCACTTGGAGGACATGCAGGACGCCTTTGACTTCTGTTTCAAGTTGCACTACCGGCCAG gcGAGGACAGAACCAACGACCCCCAGTACACCCAGCAGATCCAAGCCCTCCAGGCCAAGCTGCAGATCCTGGACCGGCAGCGGCgg GAGGTGCTGGCTcagatgcagcagctgctggggcgCAGTGAGACGCTTCGGGACTTcttgcagcaggagctggaggccTGGCAGGAGCGGCAGCAGCGTGCCTGCCTGGGGGCCCCTGTGGACACCCGCCTGCAACCCCTGGAGACCTG GTTCACGGAGCTGGGCCAGGggctcttccagctgctgcagctgctgcggGCGCTGGGGGACCTGCGGCAGAAGGTGAGCTACGAGCGGGACCCGCTGAAGGCAGAGACCCCCCTCCTGGAGCGgcggctgctggagctgctcacCTACCTGCTGCGGAG AGCCTTCGTGGtggagcagcagcccagcatgCCCAACGCCTGCAAGCGCCCGCTGGTGCTGCGCACGACCAGCAAGTTCTCAGCCCGTGCTCGCCTGCTCGTCCGCCTCCATGACCGCAACCACCGCATGGAGGCCAAGATCCACATCGACAG GGACCCCCCCAAGATAAAAGG GTTTCGCAAGTTCAACATCCTGACGTCGAGCAGCAAAACCCTCCTGGCAGGGGACTGTCCCCAGGAGGGGCTGGTCTGCGACTTCCAGTACCTC aCACTGAAGGAGCAGAAGGACAGCAGGTCGGGCAAGGGCAGCAAAGGCGTCGGCGAG GGTCCCCTGGTCGTGACCGAGGAGCTGCACCTCATCACCTTCACGCTGGCGTACGCCTACTGcgggctgcagctggagctggag aCCTCCACGCTGCCCTTCGTCATCATCTCCAACAACAACCAGCTCTCCAGCGCCTGGGCCTCCATCCTCTGGTTCAACATGCTCAGCTGTGACCCCAAG GAGCAGCAGTTCTTCTCCGCGCCGCCCCCGGCGCCCTGGCCCCGGCTGGCCgaggtgctgagctggcagtTCGAGAGCGTGGCCGAGCGGGGGCTGAGCAAGGACCACCTCCTCATGCTGGCTGAGAAGCTCTTTG GCTCCAAGGCATCTCCGGAGAGCACCGTGGCCTGGCCCAAGTTCTCCAAG GATGGTGCCGCCGGCTTCTCCTTCTGGGCCTGGCTGGACGGGAtcctggggctgctccaggAGCACCTCAAGCAGCTCTGGAAGGCTGG GCTCATCCTGGGCTTTGTGAGTCGGAAGCAAGAGAAGAAGCTGCTGAAGGGGAAGCGGACGGGGACGTTCCTGATCCGCTTCAGCGAGAGCGTCCTGGGGGGGGTCACCTGCACCTGGGTGGAGCACCCCGAGAGTG GACCCCCTGCTTTCCGGGCAGTGGTTCCCTATACCACGGCTGAGCTGGAATCCCTGGCGCTGCCCGACATCATCCGCGACTACCAGCTGCTGGTGGAGGAGAACATCCCGGAGAACCCGCTCCAGTTCCTGTACCCCAACATTCCCCGCGATGAGGCTTTTGGGCCCTACTACAGCCAGCGGCAGGAGG CAAACCTGATGGAGCAGAAGAAATACCTGAACCGGCGCCTCATCCGTGTGTCCTCCAG gcaggcaaaTGAGTCGTGGCAGACAGAAGAAGAGTTGGTGGCTACCACGGAAAacctggagatgctgcagctgcagcccagtgGCCTGGGGACACAGGAGCCTGGTGGCCTGGCATCACTGCAGCATGGGAGCTCGGGGAcactgcagcccaggggctTGGGGACACTGCAGGTCGCATCTGGGAACGTGGGGACGCTGCAGCCCTCAGGCCCAGGGACGGTACAGGTGGTGGCCGCAAGCCCAGAGATGCTGCAGGTCACCTCTGGGAACCTGGGGACACTGCAGCCCTCGAGCCCAGGGACAGTGCAGGTGGTGGCTACAAGCCCAGAGATGCTGCAGGTCACCTCTGGGAACCTGGGGACGCTGCAGCCCTCAAGCCCAGGGACAGTACAGGTGGTGGCCACAaacctggggatgctgcaggtcACCTCTGGGAACCTGGGGATGCTGCAAGTGGTGGCTGGGAGCCCGGGGACAATGCAGCCTGGAGTCTCCGTGATGCAGCAGCCAGGGTCCCAAGTCTTGgacccaccacagctgctgcaggtgggatcGGGAGTCTcggagctgctgcagccagggatcaggGACCTGAAGCCACAGCTGGTGTTGCAGGTGGTCCCTGAGGgccaggggatgctgcaggtggGACCCGGGGCCATGGAGCCGCAGCTGGTGTTGCAGCTGGTCTCTgagggccaggggctgctgcag GTGGGACCAGAGAACTTGGGGACGATGCAGCCGGTGgctggggacacggggatgCTGCAGGTGGGATCTGAGAACTTGGGGACGATGCAGCCGGTGGCTGGGGACACGGGATGCTTGCAGGTGGGACCAGAGAACTTGGGGACGATGCAGCCGGTGgctggggacacggggatgCTGCAGGTGGGATCTGAGAACTTGGGGACGATGCAGCCGGTGgctggggacacggggatgCTGCAGGTGGGACCAGAGAACTTGGGGACGATGCAGCCGGTGGCTGGGGACACGGGGGTGCTGCAACCAGTGCCGggggctgtggagctgctgcctgtccctgagGGTCAGGGGACATTGCTGGTCCCTGAGGAGCAGGGGACACTGCCACCAGAGCTGAGGGACCTGGAGCCGCTGCCCGGGAGCCTGGATgtgcaggagctcctgcagtCCCTGGAGAATGTGCTGCAGCCACGCTCGGGGACGCTGGAGACACTGGAGGCGGCAGAGCTGATGCCCGACATGCTGGAGGCCAGGGACgggaggctggaggggctggaCCCCGGGCTGGCAG GCAGTGCCGCGCTCCTGAACCCCCGCGACCCATTCCTGCCGCAGCCTGAGGACACGGCTCTGCCCACCGTCAGCTCCCTCTTCACCACCGACTTCCCCCCACTCCACATCGACGCCAGTGACTTCCAGTga
- the STAT2 gene encoding signal transducer and activator of transcription 2 isoform X4, with product MAQWQEVQNLANAYLEQVHQLYAGSALPMAVRQCLAAWIESQNWRQAAEPLSSHARMLFHSLLALLDEHLGSLGMGNEDFMLKHNLRKARRDLQAEFEECPDNLANLVANLLQEERQILRLGQAGGEGGAAPAPSTPPESNREQQIQRRLAEFHAALQEAERAFRHLEDMQDAFDFCFKLHYRPGEDRTNDPQYTQQIQALQAKLQILDRQRREVLAQMQQLLGRSETLRDFLQQELEAWQERQQRACLGAPVDTRLQPLETWFTELGQGLFQLLQLLRALGDLRQKVSYERDPLKAETPLLERRLLELLTYLLRRAFVVEQQPSMPNACKRPLVLRTTSKFSARARLLVRLHDRNHRMEAKIHIDRDPPKIKGFRKFNILTSSSKTLLAGDCPQEGLVCDFQYLTLKEQKDSRSGKGSKGVGEGPLVVTEELHLITFTLAYAYCGLQLELETSTLPFVIISNNNQLSSAWASILWFNMLSCDPKEQQFFSAPPPAPWPRLAEVLSWQFESVAERGLSKDHLLMLAEKLFGSKASPESTVAWPKFSKDGAAGFSFWAWLDGILGLLQEHLKQLWKAGLILGFVSRKQEKKLLKGKRTGTFLIRFSESVLGGVTCTWVEHPESGPPAFRAVVPYTTAELESLALPDIIRDYQLLVEENIPENPLQFLYPNIPRDEAFGPYYSQRQEANLMEQKKYLNRRLIRVSSRQANESWQTEEELVATTENLEMLQLQPSGLGTQEPGGLASLQHGSSGTLQPRGLGTLQVTSGNLGTLQPSSPGTVQVVATNLGMLQVTSGNLGMLQVVAGSPGTMQPGVSVMQQPGSQVLDPPQLLQVGSGVSELLQPGIRDLKPQLVLQVVPEGQGMLQVGPGAMEPQLVLQLVSEGQGLLQVGSENLGTMQPVAGDTGMLQVGPENLGTMQPVAGDTGMLQVGSENLGTMQPVAGDTGCLQVGPENLGTMQPVAGDTGMLQVGSENLGTMQPVAGDTGMLQVGPENLGTMQPVAGDTGVLQPVPGAVELLPVPEGQGTLLVPEEQGTLPPELRDLEPLPGSLDVQELLQSLENVLQPRSGTLETLEAAELMPDMLEARDGRLEGLDPGLAGSAALLNPRDPFLPQPEDTALPTVSSLFTTDFPPLHIDASDFQ from the exons ATGGCGCAGTGGCAGGAGGTGCAGAATTTGGCCAACGCTTACCTGGAGCAGGTCCACCAGCTGTACGCGGGGTCGGCACTGCCCATGGCGGTGCGGCAGTGCCTGGCTGCCTGGATCGAGAGCCAGAACTG GCGCCAGGCGGCCGAGCCGCTCTCCTCCCATGCGCGGATGCTCTTCCACTCCTTGCTGGCGCTGCTGGATGAGcacctgggcagcctggggaTGGGCAACGAGGACTTCATGCTGAAGCACAACCTGCGCAAGGCTCGCCGTGACCTTCAG GCTGAGTTCGAGGAGTGTCCGGACAACTTGGCCAACTTGGTGGCCAACTTGCTGCAGGAGGAGCGGCAGATCCTGCGCCTGGGGCAAGCTGGGGGAGAG gggggggctgccccggcccccagcACACCCCCAGAGAGCAACCGGGAGCAGCAGATCCAGCGGCGCCTGGCCGAGTTCCATGCAGCCCTGCAG gaggCTGAACGCGCTTTCCGGCACTTGGAGGACATGCAGGACGCCTTTGACTTCTGTTTCAAGTTGCACTACCGGCCAG gcGAGGACAGAACCAACGACCCCCAGTACACCCAGCAGATCCAAGCCCTCCAGGCCAAGCTGCAGATCCTGGACCGGCAGCGGCgg GAGGTGCTGGCTcagatgcagcagctgctggggcgCAGTGAGACGCTTCGGGACTTcttgcagcaggagctggaggccTGGCAGGAGCGGCAGCAGCGTGCCTGCCTGGGGGCCCCTGTGGACACCCGCCTGCAACCCCTGGAGACCTG GTTCACGGAGCTGGGCCAGGggctcttccagctgctgcagctgctgcggGCGCTGGGGGACCTGCGGCAGAAGGTGAGCTACGAGCGGGACCCGCTGAAGGCAGAGACCCCCCTCCTGGAGCGgcggctgctggagctgctcacCTACCTGCTGCGGAG AGCCTTCGTGGtggagcagcagcccagcatgCCCAACGCCTGCAAGCGCCCGCTGGTGCTGCGCACGACCAGCAAGTTCTCAGCCCGTGCTCGCCTGCTCGTCCGCCTCCATGACCGCAACCACCGCATGGAGGCCAAGATCCACATCGACAG GGACCCCCCCAAGATAAAAGG GTTTCGCAAGTTCAACATCCTGACGTCGAGCAGCAAAACCCTCCTGGCAGGGGACTGTCCCCAGGAGGGGCTGGTCTGCGACTTCCAGTACCTC aCACTGAAGGAGCAGAAGGACAGCAGGTCGGGCAAGGGCAGCAAAGGCGTCGGCGAG GGTCCCCTGGTCGTGACCGAGGAGCTGCACCTCATCACCTTCACGCTGGCGTACGCCTACTGcgggctgcagctggagctggag aCCTCCACGCTGCCCTTCGTCATCATCTCCAACAACAACCAGCTCTCCAGCGCCTGGGCCTCCATCCTCTGGTTCAACATGCTCAGCTGTGACCCCAAG GAGCAGCAGTTCTTCTCCGCGCCGCCCCCGGCGCCCTGGCCCCGGCTGGCCgaggtgctgagctggcagtTCGAGAGCGTGGCCGAGCGGGGGCTGAGCAAGGACCACCTCCTCATGCTGGCTGAGAAGCTCTTTG GCTCCAAGGCATCTCCGGAGAGCACCGTGGCCTGGCCCAAGTTCTCCAAG GATGGTGCCGCCGGCTTCTCCTTCTGGGCCTGGCTGGACGGGAtcctggggctgctccaggAGCACCTCAAGCAGCTCTGGAAGGCTGG GCTCATCCTGGGCTTTGTGAGTCGGAAGCAAGAGAAGAAGCTGCTGAAGGGGAAGCGGACGGGGACGTTCCTGATCCGCTTCAGCGAGAGCGTCCTGGGGGGGGTCACCTGCACCTGGGTGGAGCACCCCGAGAGTG GACCCCCTGCTTTCCGGGCAGTGGTTCCCTATACCACGGCTGAGCTGGAATCCCTGGCGCTGCCCGACATCATCCGCGACTACCAGCTGCTGGTGGAGGAGAACATCCCGGAGAACCCGCTCCAGTTCCTGTACCCCAACATTCCCCGCGATGAGGCTTTTGGGCCCTACTACAGCCAGCGGCAGGAGG CAAACCTGATGGAGCAGAAGAAATACCTGAACCGGCGCCTCATCCGTGTGTCCTCCAG gcaggcaaaTGAGTCGTGGCAGACAGAAGAAGAGTTGGTGGCTACCACGGAAAacctggagatgctgcagctgcagcccagtgGCCTGGGGACACAGGAGCCTGGTGGCCTGGCATCACTGCAGCATGGGAGCTCGGGGAcactgcagcccaggggctTGGGGACACTGCAG GTCACCTCTGGGAACCTGGGGACGCTGCAGCCCTCAAGCCCAGGGACAGTACAGGTGGTGGCCACAaacctggggatgctgcaggtcACCTCTGGGAACCTGGGGATGCTGCAAGTGGTGGCTGGGAGCCCGGGGACAATGCAGCCTGGAGTCTCCGTGATGCAGCAGCCAGGGTCCCAAGTCTTGgacccaccacagctgctgcaggtgggatcGGGAGTCTcggagctgctgcagccagggatcaggGACCTGAAGCCACAGCTGGTGTTGCAGGTGGTCCCTGAGGgccaggggatgctgcaggtggGACCCGGGGCCATGGAGCCGCAGCTGGTGTTGCAGCTGGTCTCTgagggccaggggctgctgcaggtgggatcCGAGAACTTGGGGACAATGCAGCCTGTGgctggggacacggggatgCTGCAGGTGGGACCAGAGAACTTGGGGACGATGCAGCCGGTGgctggggacacggggatgCTGCAGGTGGGATCTGAGAACTTGGGGACGATGCAGCCGGTGGCTGGGGACACGGGATGCTTGCAGGTGGGACCAGAGAACTTGGGGACGATGCAGCCGGTGgctggggacacggggatgCTGCAGGTGGGATCTGAGAACTTGGGGACGATGCAGCCGGTGgctggggacacggggatgCTGCAGGTGGGACCAGAGAACTTGGGGACGATGCAGCCGGTGGCTGGGGACACGGGGGTGCTGCAACCAGTGCCGggggctgtggagctgctgcctgtccctgagGGTCAGGGGACATTGCTGGTCCCTGAGGAGCAGGGGACACTGCCACCAGAGCTGAGGGACCTGGAGCCGCTGCCCGGGAGCCTGGATgtgcaggagctcctgcagtCCCTGGAGAATGTGCTGCAGCCACGCTCGGGGACGCTGGAGACACTGGAGGCGGCAGAGCTGATGCCCGACATGCTGGAGGCCAGGGACgggaggctggaggggctggaCCCCGGGCTGGCAG GCAGTGCCGCGCTCCTGAACCCCCGCGACCCATTCCTGCCGCAGCCTGAGGACACGGCTCTGCCCACCGTCAGCTCCCTCTTCACCACCGACTTCCCCCCACTCCACATCGACGCCAGTGACTTCCAGTga